One part of the Bdellovibrio bacteriovorus genome encodes these proteins:
- a CDS encoding PilZ domain-containing protein, protein METKSPALERPRAVEMAAAVLMFTPVLDLIMMQRTGVAVLNWVGWVSVFGAGLTLMIRHKLSWVLGMILCGIFVISTLVSLFKGFGVVDPAISTARVLDCLLVLFIVGTVFSFFRYPYLDRRQNWFAPTGDRFVVVTPVVLNGKVNGETVDLSYTGARISVPEGVESFKKDQVLTLVLSEINDIQCKAKVIDVKDKVLRIHFDGLSSSEKDLLRQWLGSQNLQKT, encoded by the coding sequence ATGGAAACAAAATCACCAGCTCTAGAACGTCCTCGTGCAGTGGAAATGGCTGCCGCTGTGCTTATGTTCACGCCTGTGCTTGACCTCATCATGATGCAAAGAACCGGAGTTGCGGTGTTGAATTGGGTGGGTTGGGTGTCTGTATTCGGCGCCGGATTGACGCTCATGATCCGTCACAAGCTGTCCTGGGTCCTGGGGATGATCCTTTGTGGAATCTTTGTGATCAGCACGCTGGTCAGCCTGTTTAAGGGGTTTGGCGTGGTGGACCCGGCGATCAGCACCGCAAGGGTGCTGGATTGCCTTTTGGTGCTCTTTATCGTGGGCACGGTGTTTTCATTCTTCCGTTATCCTTACCTGGATCGTCGTCAGAACTGGTTTGCCCCGACGGGAGATCGTTTCGTCGTGGTGACCCCGGTTGTTTTGAACGGCAAAGTAAATGGCGAAACCGTGGATCTGTCCTATACCGGAGCTCGCATTTCCGTGCCGGAAGGCGTGGAGTCTTTCAAAAAAGACCAAGTGCTGACCCTGGTGCTGTCAGAGATCAACGATATTCAGTGCAAAGCCAAGGTCATCGATGTGAAGGACAAAGTCCTCAGAATCCATTTTGACGGTCTGTCTTCGTCAGAGAAAGACCTGCTGCGCCAATGGCTGGGCAGTCAAAATCTACAAAAAACATAA
- a CDS encoding VOC family protein: protein MSLLFTSITINTTQLQGMLGFYRIIGFQFTASKVDKGSEVHRAVHNGVEFSLYNIQNPQRSQIPSLQLGFKITDLEKTVQELVKVPGAMCILDPTDMPDGKKAIVLDPDGHSIELCEL from the coding sequence ATGAGTTTGCTATTCACTTCTATCACAATAAACACCACGCAGCTACAGGGCATGCTGGGTTTTTATCGAATTATCGGCTTTCAATTTACAGCGTCAAAAGTTGATAAAGGGAGTGAAGTTCACAGAGCCGTTCACAACGGTGTCGAATTTTCCCTGTACAACATCCAAAATCCGCAAAGATCTCAGATTCCAAGCCTGCAGCTGGGTTTCAAGATTACGGATTTGGAGAAAACAGTGCAGGAACTTGTTAAAGTTCCGGGTGCTATGTGCATTTTAGACCCTACAGACATGCCTGATGGCAAAAAGGCCATCGTGCTGGATCCCGACGGGCATTCCATCGAACTTTGCGAATTATAA
- the folE gene encoding GTP cyclohydrolase I FolE has product MTMAKTTKKTTKKTSKKSVNAKPESQFADVSASVKQILENVRPTPMIHNGLTNEEKIERITEKFTDIMNTLGLDLDDDSLRETPKRVAKMYVNEVFGGLDPKKFPKMTVIENKMNYDQMIVVQNIGCLSFCEHHFLPIDGFATVAYIPNKKVIGLSKINRIVQYFSRRPQVQERLTKQIADCLQYILGTEHIAVHINAKHYCVMMRGIEDTSSTTSTSDLRGHFKSRMETREEFLEHCRTKY; this is encoded by the coding sequence ATAACGATGGCAAAAACAACAAAGAAAACCACCAAGAAAACCAGCAAAAAAAGTGTAAATGCAAAACCAGAATCTCAGTTCGCGGATGTCTCTGCATCCGTGAAGCAGATTTTGGAAAATGTCCGCCCAACTCCGATGATCCACAATGGTCTGACCAACGAAGAAAAGATCGAACGTATCACCGAAAAATTCACCGACATCATGAACACCCTGGGCTTGGATCTGGATGACGATTCTTTGCGTGAAACTCCAAAACGCGTTGCCAAAATGTACGTGAACGAAGTTTTCGGAGGATTGGATCCCAAGAAGTTCCCAAAAATGACCGTCATCGAAAACAAGATGAACTACGATCAAATGATCGTGGTGCAAAACATCGGTTGCCTGTCTTTCTGCGAACACCACTTCCTGCCAATCGACGGCTTCGCAACAGTGGCTTACATCCCAAATAAAAAAGTCATCGGTCTGTCCAAGATCAACCGCATTGTGCAGTACTTCTCCCGCCGCCCACAGGTGCAGGAACGTCTGACAAAACAAATCGCCGACTGCCTTCAATACATCCTGGGCACCGAACACATCGCGGTCCACATCAACGCAAAACACTACTGCGTAATGATGAGAGGCATCGAAGACACCTCCAGCACAACCAGCACGAGCGACCTAAGAGGCCACTTCAAGAGCCGCATGGAAACTCGCGAAGAGTTCCTTGAACACTGCCGAACCAAATACTAG
- a CDS encoding YceI family protein, protein MKFVAALIVTMGISTAAMAQSVVLDVVLNPMGDFKGKTSDVKGQAVVNGDEVSAENIVVNLKTLKTGVELRDKHTQKHLETEKFPEAVLLSAKGKGGKGTGKIKIRGIEKDISGVYKVEGKTLKAKFKLKLSDFGIEDINYMGVGVEDEVTLAVTVPVK, encoded by the coding sequence ATGAAATTTGTTGCAGCATTGATTGTCACAATGGGTATTTCCACAGCAGCGATGGCGCAAAGTGTGGTTCTGGATGTGGTTTTGAATCCGATGGGGGATTTCAAAGGCAAAACTTCTGACGTCAAAGGTCAGGCCGTGGTGAACGGTGACGAAGTTTCCGCTGAAAACATTGTTGTGAATCTGAAAACCTTGAAAACCGGCGTAGAGCTTCGTGATAAGCATACGCAAAAGCATCTGGAGACAGAAAAGTTCCCAGAGGCGGTTTTGCTTTCCGCAAAAGGTAAGGGCGGCAAGGGCACGGGTAAGATCAAAATCCGTGGTATTGAAAAGGACATTTCCGGGGTTTACAAAGTGGAAGGCAAGACTTTGAAAGCGAAATTCAAGTTGAAGCTGAGCGACTTTGGCATCGAGGACATCAACTATATGGGTGTCGGTGTTGAAGACGAAGTGACCCTGGCCGTGACTGTTCCAGTAAAATAA
- a CDS encoding alpha/beta hydrolase family protein, with product MKTALKMPFLAALIFSLSACQTLNKKEAVNAEYIPREVLFGNPDITGIKISPDGKYVTYLSAHKGVLNIWAQEFGKPETAKPVTHDTKRGIFRYNWTYTPGILTFTQDVAGDENFGLYTLNVSTGEITEITKPGKVTSQIAETSHLRPQEVVIMTNERDPRFFDYKILNLTTKATTDLFTNTENYAGIMFDKNFHPIIASQSNKDGSSTIFLWNAGSKKFVKKTVMPFEDSMTSSAVDVSHDGSKVYLLDSRKRDKAALIEWDIKSDKSKVVASDERSDIQGLQMHPQTGKLLWASSYYLKRDIQFFDKDFQKHFENIEKKLNTEINVTSMSLDGNQWVLFADSTDKPVAFYFYDVKTGTLSQPLYHTKSMIPYGDRMSSMEAVEIPSRDGYQLVSYLTQARKQAGKSMVLLVHGGPWGRDDYGYNPYHQWLADRGYNVLSVNFRASTGFGKKFLNAGDKQWGRKMHDDLIDAVNWAVKNDYADPKQIVIMGGSYGGYAALAGVTFTPDTFAAAVDIVGPSNLETLLNTVPPYWESFRANLYKRVGDPTTASGKKLLKERSPLTHVDKIKKPLLILQGANDPRVKKAEADQIYNAMAAKKIPVEYVLFPDEGHGFAKAANNMGANAITEEFLQKYLKGRLEPIEAQVKASSAQFITTPQ from the coding sequence ATGAAAACAGCATTGAAAATGCCATTTTTAGCCGCTCTGATTTTTTCGTTGAGCGCCTGCCAAACCCTGAACAAGAAGGAAGCCGTGAACGCTGAATACATTCCGCGCGAAGTTCTCTTTGGAAATCCGGATATCACCGGCATCAAAATCAGTCCTGACGGAAAATACGTCACTTATCTTTCCGCCCACAAAGGAGTTCTGAACATCTGGGCTCAGGAATTCGGCAAGCCGGAAACAGCAAAACCTGTCACCCACGACACCAAGCGTGGCATCTTCAGATACAATTGGACTTACACTCCGGGCATTTTGACCTTCACTCAGGACGTCGCCGGGGACGAAAACTTCGGTCTGTACACCCTGAATGTCTCTACCGGGGAAATCACAGAAATCACCAAACCTGGCAAAGTAACCTCCCAGATTGCTGAAACCAGCCACCTTCGCCCGCAGGAAGTGGTCATCATGACCAACGAACGCGATCCAAGGTTTTTTGATTACAAGATTCTGAATCTGACAACGAAAGCCACCACGGATCTTTTCACCAACACTGAAAACTATGCCGGGATCATGTTTGATAAAAACTTCCACCCGATCATCGCAAGCCAGTCGAACAAAGACGGTTCTTCAACCATCTTCCTGTGGAATGCTGGCAGTAAAAAGTTTGTCAAAAAAACCGTGATGCCATTTGAAGACAGCATGACATCTTCTGCGGTGGACGTTTCCCATGACGGCAGCAAAGTCTATCTGCTGGACAGCCGCAAACGCGACAAAGCGGCTTTGATCGAATGGGATATCAAGTCTGATAAATCCAAGGTGGTTGCCTCTGACGAACGCTCTGACATTCAGGGCCTGCAGATGCACCCACAGACAGGAAAGCTGCTGTGGGCGTCATCTTATTACCTGAAACGTGATATCCAGTTCTTCGACAAGGACTTCCAGAAGCACTTTGAAAACATCGAGAAAAAACTCAATACCGAAATCAACGTGACTTCCATGAGTCTTGACGGAAATCAGTGGGTGCTGTTCGCAGACTCCACCGACAAACCGGTGGCGTTTTATTTCTATGACGTCAAAACCGGAACTTTGAGCCAGCCTTTGTATCACACCAAATCCATGATTCCTTACGGCGACCGCATGAGTTCCATGGAAGCTGTTGAAATCCCGTCTCGCGATGGTTATCAACTGGTGTCCTATTTGACTCAAGCCCGTAAGCAAGCAGGCAAGTCGATGGTTTTGCTGGTGCACGGTGGTCCTTGGGGCCGGGATGACTATGGCTACAATCCCTATCACCAATGGCTGGCAGATCGCGGTTACAACGTTCTGAGCGTGAACTTCCGCGCTTCCACAGGTTTCGGGAAGAAGTTCCTGAATGCCGGCGACAAGCAATGGGGCCGCAAGATGCATGACGACCTGATTGATGCTGTCAACTGGGCCGTTAAGAACGACTATGCAGATCCAAAACAGATCGTGATCATGGGTGGTTCCTATGGCGGTTATGCCGCGTTGGCAGGTGTGACCTTCACACCGGATACCTTTGCCGCTGCGGTGGATATCGTCGGCCCGTCCAATCTGGAAACGTTGTTGAACACGGTTCCACCTTACTGGGAAAGCTTCCGTGCGAATCTATATAAGCGCGTCGGCGACCCGACCACGGCATCAGGCAAGAAGCTTCTGAAAGAGCGCTCTCCACTGACTCATGTGGATAAAATCAAAAAGCCATTGCTGATTTTACAGGGGGCCAATGATCCGCGCGTGAAAAAGGCGGAAGCTGATCAGATCTACAACGCCATGGCTGCTAAAAAGATCCCAGTGGAATACGTACTGTTCCCTGACGAGGGACACGGCTTTGCCAAAGCGGCCAACAACATGGGCGCCAACGCCATCACAGAGGAATTCCTGCAGAAATATCTGAAAGGGCGTCTGGAGCCGATTGAGGCACAGGTCAAAGCCTCATCAGCACAGTTTATCACCACGCCTCAGTAA
- the pepN gene encoding aminopeptidase N yields the protein MKQEKIYLKDYKSPAFTVDSINLDFNLNEDFCRVVAKSQVRRTHPGEMRLNGEELKLVSIKINGRQLNADQYQITAEELIVPSVPDSFTLEIETELQPQNNTSLEGLYKSNGIFCTQCEAQGFRKITYFFDRPDVMTSYSVTIEADKKKYPVLLSNGDRIKVEDLGNGRHKAYWQDPHKKPCYLFALVAGDLGVIRDTFTTVNGRKVNLEVYAAHGKQDRCLHAMESLHKSMKWDEEVFGLEYDLNDYMIVAIDDFNAGAMENKGLNIFNSRLVLADSDSATDVDFHNIESVVAHEYFHNYTGNRVTLRDWFQLSLKEGLTVFRDQEFSADMTDRGVQRIEDVDALRAGQFAEDAGPNAHPVRPESCMAVDNFFTMTIYEKGSEVIRMMQTIVGRKGFRKGMDEYFKRHDGQAVTTEDFASAIATPNNKDFTQFRRWYNQAGTPVVAVQEKFDAEKGEFHVTLEQSCPPTPGQPTKEPFHIPLMMGLLDKSGKELPLNCDKITVNSDGKNLMELKEPKETYVFTGLKERPVLSILREFSAPVNLRWEASENDLYFLMEKDTDSFNRREMAQKLGLRLFKKMIQQARAKEPMTLDPRFISTMTSILEDQAMDPAFKAKMLQLPSYAVLAQEEAVLDAEAFYKARTALRKEIATVNRTQLLNIYKKFHGVEPKSRDPKVFGHRSLKNQALAYLAELHEPEIMDIVNKQYWEAQNMTDRMTAMSLLADSDSVHREKVLQNFYEVWKNDSVVINKWFTAQATAHRPQTLEDVKALTKHPAFNITNPNNVYSLLRAFGANLVRFNDPNTNAYEFYADKILEIDPKNPQVAARLCAAFNFVSKLEPAMKEKALTQIKRMVAVESLSKNSRELLQSALT from the coding sequence ATGAAACAAGAAAAAATTTATCTGAAAGACTATAAATCCCCTGCCTTCACGGTGGATTCCATTAACCTCGACTTCAATCTGAACGAAGACTTTTGTCGAGTCGTGGCAAAATCCCAGGTTCGTCGCACCCACCCCGGTGAGATGCGCCTGAATGGCGAGGAATTGAAACTGGTTTCCATCAAAATCAACGGCCGCCAATTGAATGCCGACCAATACCAGATCACGGCAGAAGAACTGATTGTTCCGTCAGTTCCCGACAGCTTCACATTGGAAATCGAAACCGAATTGCAACCGCAGAACAACACCTCTCTGGAAGGCCTTTACAAATCCAACGGCATCTTCTGCACCCAGTGCGAAGCTCAAGGCTTCAGAAAGATCACTTACTTCTTTGACCGTCCGGATGTGATGACTTCTTATTCCGTGACGATCGAAGCTGACAAAAAGAAATACCCGGTTTTGCTGTCCAACGGAGATCGCATCAAAGTGGAAGACCTGGGTAACGGCCGTCACAAAGCTTACTGGCAGGATCCGCACAAAAAGCCGTGCTATTTGTTTGCATTGGTTGCGGGTGACTTGGGCGTGATCCGCGACACTTTCACAACTGTGAACGGTCGCAAAGTGAATCTGGAAGTATACGCGGCCCACGGCAAGCAGGACCGCTGTCTGCATGCCATGGAATCCCTGCACAAATCCATGAAATGGGACGAAGAGGTCTTCGGCCTTGAATACGACCTGAACGACTACATGATCGTGGCGATTGATGACTTCAACGCTGGCGCGATGGAAAACAAAGGGCTGAACATTTTCAACTCCCGTCTGGTGCTGGCGGATTCTGATTCGGCAACCGATGTGGACTTCCACAACATTGAATCCGTTGTCGCACACGAATACTTCCACAACTACACCGGCAACCGCGTGACTTTGCGTGATTGGTTCCAGTTGTCCCTGAAAGAGGGTCTGACCGTGTTCCGCGATCAGGAATTCTCTGCTGACATGACCGACCGTGGAGTTCAGCGTATCGAGGACGTCGATGCTTTGCGAGCTGGCCAGTTCGCAGAAGACGCGGGTCCGAACGCCCACCCGGTTCGTCCCGAGTCCTGCATGGCGGTTGATAACTTCTTCACCATGACGATCTATGAAAAAGGATCTGAAGTGATCCGCATGATGCAAACGATTGTGGGCCGCAAGGGCTTCCGCAAAGGTATGGATGAATACTTTAAACGCCACGATGGACAAGCCGTGACGACAGAAGACTTTGCGTCGGCGATCGCGACTCCGAACAACAAGGACTTCACTCAGTTCCGTCGCTGGTACAACCAGGCCGGCACTCCGGTGGTTGCTGTTCAGGAAAAATTCGACGCTGAAAAGGGCGAGTTCCATGTGACTTTGGAACAAAGCTGCCCGCCGACTCCGGGCCAGCCGACGAAAGAACCATTCCACATTCCATTGATGATGGGCCTTCTGGACAAATCCGGCAAAGAGTTGCCATTGAACTGCGATAAAATCACAGTGAACTCTGACGGCAAAAACCTGATGGAACTGAAAGAGCCAAAAGAGACTTACGTGTTCACAGGCTTGAAAGAGCGTCCGGTGCTTTCGATTTTGCGTGAATTCTCGGCTCCGGTGAACCTTCGCTGGGAGGCTTCCGAAAACGATCTTTATTTCCTGATGGAAAAAGACACGGATTCCTTCAACCGTCGTGAAATGGCTCAGAAACTGGGGCTTCGTCTGTTCAAAAAGATGATCCAGCAGGCGCGCGCCAAAGAACCGATGACTTTGGATCCTCGTTTCATCAGCACCATGACTTCCATTCTGGAAGATCAGGCGATGGACCCGGCTTTCAAGGCAAAGATGCTGCAACTGCCAAGTTACGCTGTTCTGGCGCAGGAGGAAGCGGTATTGGATGCGGAAGCCTTCTATAAAGCCCGCACAGCTTTGCGCAAAGAGATTGCAACCGTAAACCGCACTCAGTTGCTGAATATCTACAAAAAATTCCATGGCGTTGAGCCAAAAAGCCGTGACCCGAAAGTCTTTGGTCACCGCTCTTTGAAAAATCAGGCCCTGGCTTATCTGGCGGAACTGCACGAACCGGAAATCATGGACATCGTGAACAAGCAGTACTGGGAAGCTCAGAACATGACCGACCGTATGACGGCGATGTCTTTGCTGGCGGATTCAGACTCTGTCCACCGTGAAAAAGTTCTGCAGAACTTCTATGAGGTATGGAAGAACGATTCAGTGGTGATCAACAAATGGTTCACGGCTCAGGCCACCGCTCACCGTCCGCAGACTTTGGAAGACGTCAAAGCATTGACGAAACATCCGGCATTCAACATCACGAACCCGAACAATGTTTATTCCCTGCTTCGTGCATTTGGTGCGAACCTTGTTCGCTTCAACGACCCGAACACCAACGCTTACGAGTTCTATGCCGACAAGATCCTGGAGATCGATCCAAAGAACCCGCAAGTCGCTGCCCGTTTGTGCGCGGCCTTCAACTTCGTTTCCAAGCTGGAACCAGCCATGAAGGAAAAGGCCCTGACTCAAATCAAACGCATGGTTGCGGTGGAGTCTTTGTCCAAGAACTCTCGCGAACTTTTGCAATCGGCTTTGACCTAG
- a CDS encoding c-type cytochrome domain-containing protein, with the protein MKLLCFVSSLILFAGTAKALEPTYESISREVFQYSCYDCHHATGTGKRVPLDKASLLNSPLELVIPYNPDESGLILALERNDDKRMPPPDDIYDAVTKEEILIIRKWIENGAQD; encoded by the coding sequence ATGAAGCTATTGTGTTTTGTTTCTTCCCTGATTCTTTTTGCGGGAACGGCCAAAGCTTTGGAGCCGACCTATGAGTCCATCAGCCGGGAAGTGTTTCAATACTCCTGCTATGACTGCCATCACGCCACGGGTACTGGAAAGCGCGTGCCATTGGACAAAGCCTCTCTTTTGAATTCTCCGTTGGAGCTGGTGATTCCTTATAATCCTGATGAGTCCGGGCTGATTTTAGCACTGGAAAGAAATGATGATAAAAGAATGCCTCCACCAGACGACATCTACGATGCGGTGACCAAGGAAGAGATTCTGATCATTCGCAAGTGGATTGAAAACGGAGCGCAAGACTAG
- a CDS encoding copper-transporting P-type ATPase produces the protein MDNHNHNHNHHGHIHENKKPELTTPLASADVEYTCPMHPQIRQKGPGNCPICGMTLEPVTPTLSIEEDNTEYLDMKRRFWVATGLSVPLVFVTMGGRHLIHSRGFLEAMPWVELLLATPVVVWGGWPFYVKFWQSIKNKSLNMFTLIGLGVAVAYIYSLIAVLIPEVFPESFKDPMTGEVGLYFEAASVIVTLVLLGQVLELKARGQTSAAIKSLLGLAPKTARKVMPDGSDVDVPLDEIHVGDKIRVRPGEKIPVDGLVLSGSSSVDESMVSGEPVPVEKTQGAKVVGATINGTGTLLMQAEKVGKDTLLSQIVQMVAEAQRSRAPIQKLVDHVSAYFVPAVILVAVLTFVIWSIWGVEPKLAHAVINAVAVLIIACPCALGLATPMSIMVATGRGATMGVLFRNAEAIELMRKVDTLVVDKTGTLTVGKPKLVTVIALGEHSENVLLSLSSGLEILSEHPLAAAIVSGAKEKNIEISAAQDFNSVTGKGALAQVAGYQVAIGNKALMEEVSVKLGDSEARADQLREDGQTVMYVAIDGKLAGLLGVSDPIKDSTLPAIKALRDAGIKVIMMTGDNKKTAASVAKKVGLDDYFADVLPQGKADLVKKLQSEGSFVGMAGDGINDAPALAQAQVGIAMGTGTDVAMNSAGVTLIKGDLTGIVRARGLSEATLKNIRQNLFFAFVYNSLGVPVAAGILYPLFGILLSPIFAAAAMALSSVSVIVNSLMLKRARIK, from the coding sequence ATGGACAATCACAATCACAATCACAATCACCATGGGCATATTCACGAAAACAAAAAGCCGGAGCTGACAACGCCGTTGGCTTCAGCGGATGTTGAATACACTTGTCCTATGCATCCTCAAATCCGACAAAAGGGTCCTGGGAACTGTCCTATCTGCGGGATGACTCTGGAGCCAGTGACGCCCACTTTGTCTATTGAAGAGGATAATACCGAATATCTGGATATGAAAAGACGCTTTTGGGTGGCGACGGGATTGAGTGTTCCATTGGTCTTTGTAACAATGGGAGGCCGCCACCTGATCCACTCCAGGGGTTTTTTGGAAGCAATGCCGTGGGTCGAGCTCCTTTTGGCGACTCCAGTTGTCGTCTGGGGCGGATGGCCCTTTTATGTGAAGTTCTGGCAGTCTATAAAAAACAAATCTCTGAATATGTTTACGCTGATCGGACTTGGCGTCGCAGTGGCATATATTTACAGCCTTATTGCGGTTCTAATCCCCGAAGTTTTTCCTGAATCTTTCAAAGATCCGATGACAGGGGAAGTGGGATTGTACTTTGAAGCGGCAAGTGTGATTGTCACGCTTGTTTTGTTGGGACAGGTGTTGGAGCTGAAAGCTCGGGGCCAGACCAGTGCTGCGATAAAGTCATTGTTGGGGTTGGCTCCCAAGACAGCCCGAAAAGTCATGCCTGATGGTTCGGATGTTGATGTTCCTCTTGATGAAATTCATGTTGGAGATAAAATTCGTGTTCGCCCAGGGGAAAAAATCCCGGTGGATGGCCTTGTTTTATCCGGCTCCTCTTCTGTGGATGAATCCATGGTCAGCGGAGAGCCTGTTCCTGTGGAGAAAACGCAAGGGGCAAAGGTTGTCGGTGCCACTATCAATGGGACGGGAACGCTGCTGATGCAGGCTGAGAAAGTCGGAAAGGACACCCTGCTTTCCCAGATTGTCCAGATGGTGGCAGAAGCGCAAAGATCTCGCGCGCCAATTCAAAAATTGGTTGATCATGTATCCGCTTACTTTGTTCCTGCGGTGATTTTAGTGGCGGTACTCACTTTCGTCATTTGGTCGATCTGGGGAGTGGAGCCAAAGCTGGCTCATGCTGTGATTAATGCAGTAGCTGTTCTGATCATTGCTTGTCCTTGCGCCTTGGGTCTGGCGACTCCGATGTCAATCATGGTAGCGACGGGGCGGGGTGCAACCATGGGAGTTCTTTTTAGAAATGCCGAGGCCATTGAGCTGATGAGAAAAGTTGACACTCTTGTTGTGGATAAGACGGGCACATTGACGGTAGGGAAGCCGAAGTTAGTCACGGTGATTGCTCTAGGAGAGCATTCGGAAAATGTGCTTCTAAGTCTGAGCTCCGGCCTGGAGATTTTGAGTGAGCATCCTTTGGCGGCCGCGATAGTTTCAGGAGCGAAAGAAAAGAATATTGAAATCAGTGCAGCTCAGGACTTTAATTCCGTGACGGGAAAAGGGGCTTTGGCGCAAGTGGCGGGATATCAGGTTGCCATTGGTAACAAGGCTCTGATGGAGGAAGTTTCCGTTAAGCTGGGAGACTCTGAAGCTCGCGCTGATCAATTGCGGGAAGATGGTCAAACTGTGATGTACGTGGCAATTGATGGCAAATTAGCGGGACTTTTGGGCGTCAGCGACCCTATCAAAGACAGCACCTTGCCGGCGATTAAAGCTCTTCGAGATGCAGGCATCAAGGTCATCATGATGACCGGAGACAATAAAAAAACGGCGGCGTCGGTGGCCAAAAAAGTGGGGCTGGATGACTACTTTGCGGATGTTCTTCCTCAGGGTAAGGCAGATCTTGTAAAGAAGCTGCAAAGTGAGGGATCTTTTGTGGGAATGGCCGGGGATGGTATCAACGATGCTCCAGCCTTGGCCCAAGCTCAGGTAGGAATTGCAATGGGAACGGGTACTGATGTTGCAATGAATAGCGCTGGGGTGACACTGATTAAAGGAGATCTGACGGGAATAGTGAGAGCGCGCGGACTGAGCGAAGCAACATTGAAGAACATTCGACAGAATCTATTCTTCGCATTTGTCTATAACTCATTGGGAGTGCCAGTGGCTGCTGGTATTTTATATCCTTTATTTGGAATTCTTTTGAGCCCAATTTTTGCTGCTGCGGCAATGGCACTAAGTTCTGTTTCCGTGATCGTCAATTCCTTGATGTTAAAGAGGGCCAGAATTAAATAA